In Periplaneta americana isolate PAMFEO1 chromosome 3, P.americana_PAMFEO1_priV1, whole genome shotgun sequence, the following are encoded in one genomic region:
- the LOC138697161 gene encoding cilia- and flagella-associated protein 20-like — translation MFRNTHQSGFLSILYSIGSRPLAIWGQKVRNGHVKRVSDNEVKSLVLEIGGTNVATTYIFCPVDEKGSLGIRLPFLVMIIKNMKKYFTFEITILDDKDMRRRFRVSNYQSTTRVRPFQCSMPIGLNSGWNQIQFNLADFTRRAYGSNFLEAVRIQIHANCRIRRIYFSDRLYSEDELPAEFKLYMPLSKNEDQPKSPKKISTLRKKKTATKSEDN, via the exons ATGTTTAGAAACACCCATCAGAGCGGATTTCTGTCCATTTTGTACAGTATAGGATCCAGACCATTAGCGATCTGGGGCCAAAAG GTGCGAAATGGTCATGTTAAGAGAGTGTCTGACAATGAGGTTAAGTCACTGGTTTTGGAAATCGGTGGTACGAATGTGGCAACAACATACATCTTCTGTCCAGTAGACGAGAAAGGATCGCTAGGAATTCGATTGCCATTTCTCGTCATGATTATCaagaatatgaagaaatatttcacttTTGAAATTACG ATATTGGACGATAAGGATATGAGGCGTCGTTTTCGGGTGAGCAACTACCAGTCCACAACTAGAGTCAGACCCTTTCAGTGCTCAATGCCTATTGGGCTCAACAGTGGCTGGAATCAAATCCAGTTCAACTTGGCTGATTTCACAAGGCGAGCCTACGGAAGTAACTTCTTAGAGGCGGTCAGAATTCAAATCCATGCCAACTGCAGAATTAGACGCATTTACTTCTCAGACAGATTGTATTCTGAAGATGAACTGCCAGCAGAATTCAAGCTTTACATGCCTCTCTCTAAAAACGAAGACCAGCCAAAAAGTCCTAAGAAAATAAGCACTCttagaaaaaagaaaacagcGACAAAGTCCGAAGACAATTAG